GCTGGCCGAGTCGGGCAAGCTGCGGCTCTACCGCTGGGACGTGCGCTAGGCCACTCCGTAGGCCAATAGGACAAGGCTGTTACCGGCTTCAGATGGGCCTACAATTTCACGCACACATTCTGGGCTTCCGTGAAAAAACGGAGCGCCTCTAGGCCACCTTCGCGCCCCACGCCCGAGTTTTTCATGCCCCCGAAAGGCGTGCGCAGGTCGCGGTGCAGCCAGGTATTAATCCAGACAATACCGCTGTGCAGAGCGTGCGCCACCCGGTGGGCGCGGTTCAGGTCGCGGGTCCAGATGGTGGCCGCCAGCCCGTATTCCGTGCCATTGGCCCATTCCAGCACCTGCTCCTCCGTATCGAAAGGCGTTAGCGTCACCACGGGCCCAAATATTTCTTCGCGGTTCACGCGGCAGTTGGGGGCTAGGCCTTCAAACACGGTAGGCTGCAGGAAGTAGCCATCGGCGCAGCGGCCGGGCACCTGCACGCGTTGCCCTCCGGCCAGCAACCGGCCGCCTTCTTGGTGGCCTAGCGCAATGTATTTGAGTACTTTCTGCAGATGGGCTTCACTCACCAGGGCGCCCTGCCGGCTACCGCTTTCCTGCGGATCTCCCACCGTTAAGCCGGCCACGCCCTCCAGAAATGCGGCCTTAAACGGCTCATAGATGGAGCGCTCAACGAAAATGCGCGAGCCACACAGGCAGATCTGGCCTTGGTTGGAAAAGCTGCTCCGCAGGCTGGTAGCTACGGCTTCTGCCAGATTACAATCAGCAAAAATGAGGTTGGGGTTTTTACCGCCCAGCTCCAATGAGAGTTTCTTGAACATTGGGGCCGCCGTGCGGGCAATATGCTCCCCGGTTTTAGTGCCCCCCGTAAAGCTGATAGCCTTGATAGCCGGATGCTCAATAATAGCCTGCCCGGCAGCCTGACCAGTGCCGTGCACAATATTGAGTACACCCGCTGGCAAACCGGCTTCTATACACAGCTCGCTGAGCAGAAACGCCGTGTACGGCGTTATTTCCGATGGTTTTGCTACCACGCAGCAACCCGCAGCCAGGGCGGGCGCTATTTTCCAGGTGAAGAGGTAGAGCGGCAAATTCCAGGGCGAAATGCACCCCACTACGCCCAGCGGGTGACGCACGGTGTAGTTAAGCGCCACGCCTTCCTGAAAATGAGTTTCCGAAGCAAAATGCTGCGCCGCTGTCCCGAAGAAGGCAAAGTTGCTGGCCGCCCTCGGGATATCCACGGTGCGGGCCAAGCTCACGGGCTTACCATTGTCCTGGCTTTCGGCGTAGGCCAGTCGGTCCAGGTCACGCTCAATCAGCTCCGCGATGCGCACCAGCAGGCGGCCCCGTTCTTCGGCCGGCAGGCGCCGCCAGGCCGGAAAGGCAGCCTCCGCAGCTTGCACAGCCTGGGCCACGTCCTCGGCCCCCGAATCGGGTATCTGGGCAAAAACCTGCCCCGTGGCCGGTTCCACACTGGCCAGATACTGGCCCGAAACAGGCGGCACCAGCTGGCCCCCAATGTAGTTCTGAAGATGCAGCATAACAGGCGAAAGGCTAGGCCAGGTAAGGTAGCATTCCGGCCTCAAAAGAACCACCTGCCGCCATTGGTTTATGCAGCCGGCGGAGTGATATTCGTGTCTGACACAATATATAGGGGCCGTTGGCGCACATTGGCCGAGAGCCGGGCAATGTACTCGCCAATAATGCCCACCGCAATCAGCTGTACACCTCCCAGAAACAGAATACTGATCATGAGCGAGGCCCAGCCCGGTTGGTAATCGTGGGTAATGAACCGGGAGTACAGCGTGTAGAGCATCACCAGAAAGGCAATACCTGACACCGCAAAACCGCTGAGGGTAGCGGCTTTCAGCGGCACATCGGAGAAGGCCGTGATGCCATCCAGTGCCAAGCGCAGCATTTTACGATAGGTGTAGCCCGTGGCACCACCGGCTCGCTCGGCACGGTCGTACTCTACGTACGTCTGGCGATATCCGATCCAGGAAATCTGGCCCCGAATGAACTTGTTCTGCTCCGGCATGCGACGTAGCGCATCGACCACTTTGCGGGAGATTATCCGAAAGTCACCCGTGTCAACTGGAATGGAAATGTGAGTAATGCTTGCCAGAATACGATAAAAGAACTTTGCCGTAAACTTTTTGGCGGCGCTTTCGCCCTGTCGGGAACGGCGTTTTGCGTACACTACCTCATAACCGGCTCGAAGCTTCTCTAACAGCTGAGGAATCAGTTCCGGCGGATCCTGCAAATCGGCGTCGATAATTACCACCGCATCCCCATCGGCACGATCCAAACCGGCTGTTACCGCAATCTGATGGCCAAAATTGCGACTGAAATTAATGAAACGCACCCTTGGGTCGCGGGCCGCCAACGTTTGAATCAGGGCTAAGGATTGGTCCTGGGAGCCATCATTGATGAAGATAAACTCATAGCCGTCCGGTAGTTCAATAGGATCTATTACCTCGCGAAGTCGCTCATACAGGGCCGGTATGTTTTCTTCTTCATTATAAATAGGAATGATGACTGATAGATTCACAGGCCAGGAAAAAAGAGACAGTGCAAAAATGCTAATACCTGAGGAATTTCATTTGATTACTACCTGAATGGTAGAAGGCAGCTATCAATTCATTCTATCTTTGCCCATTCGTAATGCGTTTTGAATGTGGCCTAATAGTAGACTAAAAGCTTATTTAGCAGAGCATAACTATCGATATAGCGCTTTGCTATTCTTTGTTACAGCGGCCCTTGTGCTTTACGGGCCCTATCTGAATCGATTGCCTTGGGGATTTCACGACTGGGCTCAGTCTGATAGATTAAGTCTGGCTTTAGGATTTTATGATTACAACTTTGATTTTTTTCATCCCCGGACTTTAGCACTCAATACAGTTGATAGTGTAACGGGAGTAGAGCCTCCTATTCAGGCCTACTTGGCGGGCTTGCTGGGGCTGCTGGTGGGCCGGTCAAATATCACAGTGGCCTTCCGCTGTCTTGACCTGGCAATGATGGTTGTGGGCTTCTACTTCTTATTCCGGCTGGTTTTTGAGAGTACAGGCAGCTTCCTGGCGGGGCTGGTGCCGGCGGCCTTTTTGCTGGCATCGCCTATCTTTATTTACTACTCAGGTACTTACACGCCAGACCCGTTCAGTGCTTCGCTGGTATTTGTGGCCGCCTACTATTACTGGCGCTTTTATTACCGGGAGCGACGGTTTCAGCATCTGCAGCTGGCCACCGCTATAGCGGGCCTGGCTATGCTGGTAAAAATTCTTTCCGGCGTGTACTTCCTGGCCTTCACGGGTGTGGTGCTGATTGCTTCTTACCTCATTCCCACGTTGCTGAGCCTCCGGCAAAAACTGCTGTTCTTTGGCTTGGTTGGGATGGTGATGCTCCTGCAACTGGCCTACATTCTGTACCATCAGCACCTGAATGTGGCCTACGGTTCGGGGCTGTTTCTTGCTACCGCGCT
The Hymenobacter gelipurpurascens DNA segment above includes these coding regions:
- a CDS encoding aldehyde dehydrogenase, with the translated sequence MLHLQNYIGGQLVPPVSGQYLASVEPATGQVFAQIPDSGAEDVAQAVQAAEAAFPAWRRLPAEERGRLLVRIAELIERDLDRLAYAESQDNGKPVSLARTVDIPRAASNFAFFGTAAQHFASETHFQEGVALNYTVRHPLGVVGCISPWNLPLYLFTWKIAPALAAGCCVVAKPSEITPYTAFLLSELCIEAGLPAGVLNIVHGTGQAAGQAIIEHPAIKAISFTGGTKTGEHIARTAAPMFKKLSLELGGKNPNLIFADCNLAEAVATSLRSSFSNQGQICLCGSRIFVERSIYEPFKAAFLEGVAGLTVGDPQESGSRQGALVSEAHLQKVLKYIALGHQEGGRLLAGGQRVQVPGRCADGYFLQPTVFEGLAPNCRVNREEIFGPVVTLTPFDTEEQVLEWANGTEYGLAATIWTRDLNRAHRVAHALHSGIVWINTWLHRDLRTPFGGMKNSGVGREGGLEALRFFTEAQNVCVKL
- a CDS encoding glycosyltransferase family 2 protein, with amino-acid sequence MNLSVIIPIYNEEENIPALYERLREVIDPIELPDGYEFIFINDGSQDQSLALIQTLAARDPRVRFINFSRNFGHQIAVTAGLDRADGDAVVIIDADLQDPPELIPQLLEKLRAGYEVVYAKRRSRQGESAAKKFTAKFFYRILASITHISIPVDTGDFRIISRKVVDALRRMPEQNKFIRGQISWIGYRQTYVEYDRAERAGGATGYTYRKMLRLALDGITAFSDVPLKAATLSGFAVSGIAFLVMLYTLYSRFITHDYQPGWASLMISILFLGGVQLIAVGIIGEYIARLSANVRQRPLYIVSDTNITPPAA